A single genomic interval of Rosistilla ulvae harbors:
- a CDS encoding OmpH family outer membrane protein — MRITKATTIILGTLLSIAMVPALASAQQAAGGKIAVIDVAFIFKNSDAIKSEVAQIENSMKAYEQEMANVRKSMQKEAELLKTYKPGSPEYAGQEEKLAGMESKVKLETIRKRKELADAEARIYFDNYQKIRAVVKQVSEYNGIDLVLRYNSEEMELEKQDSVLRGVMKGVVYHSPKLDLTQMVMQAMGTKVATR; from the coding sequence GTGCGGATTACCAAGGCAACGACCATCATTCTCGGTACCCTGTTGAGCATCGCGATGGTGCCAGCGCTGGCATCGGCCCAACAAGCTGCTGGCGGCAAGATCGCTGTGATCGACGTCGCGTTCATCTTCAAGAATTCCGACGCCATCAAGTCCGAAGTCGCTCAAATCGAAAACTCGATGAAGGCGTACGAGCAAGAGATGGCGAACGTTCGCAAGTCGATGCAGAAGGAAGCTGAACTGCTGAAGACTTACAAGCCAGGTTCGCCCGAATACGCTGGCCAAGAAGAGAAGCTGGCTGGAATGGAATCCAAGGTCAAACTGGAAACCATCCGCAAGCGTAAAGAATTGGCGGACGCCGAAGCGCGTATCTACTTCGACAACTACCAAAAGATCCGCGCCGTCGTGAAGCAGGTTTCCGAATACAACGGAATCGACCTGGTTCTGCGTTACAACAGCGAAGAGATGGAACTGGAAAAGCAAGATTCGGTTCTGCGTGGCGTGATGAAGGGTGTGGTCTACCACAGCCCTAAGTTGGACCTGACCCAAATGGTCATGCAAGCCATGGGCACCAAAGTCGCCACTCGCTAG
- a CDS encoding M20/M25/M40 family metallo-hydrolase gives MNIYARLSTVLLVFVGLPVALASAEELSQQRMQSLKASDLEAAERIDRDIRYFASEELKGRGVGTPEIAQAAEFIAERFASLGLRTELIDSQPFQSLAVDSTTTVGDPAKNHVQIDRQGAAPLNLQLGKTFTPLALGSSGQVQAPLAFVGYGITALQAGYDDYAGLDVQGKIVIVLRKEPRLGDPNNPLGKTSPTPAAYFSTKMSGAIAHGAVGVIVVNDHASAIELGKQDDSNSEDALLEVTDAGNGSADKKLPTVCVSRAVIDGLLQQSMGRSLLDIEQSIDRDFRPISGLLPGVTASIQTDLQTDKVMARNVIAELPGSGSLAEETVIVGAHYDHVGMGGIGSLAPGTIAVHNGADDNASGTAALLEIARRLSQSQEPQRRRIVFIAFTGEERGLLGSAHYVRNPRFGLEQTVAMLNLDMVGRLKGNVLSIYGTGTAENFDAMVRQLNEQFQFSLDIDPSGYGPSDHQSFYEKSIPVLHFFTGLHNDYHRPSDDFDKINLIGLTRITDMVTEATREIATEPQRPVFQTTRRGKGIRKQKAAYLGVQLRMSDDRVTIVQVVPDGPAAQAGLMVGDALIQAGDQKLTSIQTVLDYLARHAGGETLEFQVLRQGQPRSVKATLGEKK, from the coding sequence TTGAATATCTACGCGCGGCTGTCCACGGTCCTGTTGGTTTTTGTTGGTCTGCCTGTTGCACTTGCGAGTGCCGAGGAGCTGTCGCAGCAGCGAATGCAATCGCTCAAGGCGAGCGATCTCGAAGCGGCTGAGCGGATCGATCGCGACATCCGCTATTTCGCCAGCGAAGAACTCAAGGGTCGCGGCGTCGGGACTCCCGAAATCGCTCAAGCTGCGGAGTTCATCGCCGAGCGATTTGCTAGCCTCGGCCTGCGAACCGAATTGATCGACAGCCAGCCCTTTCAGTCGCTAGCCGTCGATTCGACGACCACGGTCGGCGACCCTGCAAAAAATCATGTGCAGATCGACCGTCAGGGAGCCGCACCGCTGAACCTTCAACTGGGCAAGACCTTCACCCCGCTAGCGCTCGGCAGTTCGGGACAGGTTCAAGCTCCGTTGGCCTTCGTCGGTTATGGGATCACCGCGCTGCAAGCCGGCTACGACGACTACGCCGGTCTCGATGTGCAGGGCAAGATCGTGATCGTGCTCCGCAAAGAACCGCGTTTGGGCGATCCGAACAATCCGCTCGGCAAAACCAGTCCCACACCAGCAGCCTACTTTTCGACGAAGATGAGCGGCGCGATAGCGCACGGCGCCGTCGGGGTGATCGTCGTCAACGACCACGCTTCGGCGATCGAATTGGGCAAGCAAGATGATAGCAATTCAGAGGACGCGCTCCTGGAGGTCACCGATGCGGGCAACGGCAGCGCCGACAAGAAACTGCCAACCGTCTGCGTCTCTCGGGCCGTGATCGACGGCTTGCTGCAGCAGTCGATGGGCCGATCGCTGCTGGATATCGAACAGTCGATCGACCGCGACTTCCGTCCGATCAGCGGCTTGTTGCCGGGCGTGACCGCGTCGATCCAAACCGATCTGCAAACCGACAAGGTGATGGCTCGCAACGTGATCGCGGAACTGCCCGGCAGCGGATCGCTGGCCGAGGAGACGGTGATCGTCGGTGCTCACTACGATCACGTCGGGATGGGAGGCATCGGTTCGCTGGCTCCCGGAACAATCGCGGTTCACAACGGCGCCGACGACAATGCTAGCGGGACCGCCGCGCTGCTGGAGATCGCGCGGCGGCTGAGCCAATCGCAAGAGCCACAGCGCCGCCGGATCGTCTTCATCGCCTTCACCGGCGAAGAGCGGGGGCTGTTGGGAAGCGCTCATTATGTCCGCAATCCGCGGTTTGGCTTGGAGCAGACGGTGGCGATGTTGAACCTCGACATGGTCGGCCGACTGAAAGGGAACGTCCTCTCGATCTATGGAACCGGGACCGCCGAAAACTTTGACGCGATGGTCCGCCAGCTGAACGAGCAGTTTCAATTTTCGTTAGACATCGATCCCAGCGGCTACGGCCCCAGCGATCACCAATCGTTTTACGAGAAGAGCATTCCCGTTCTGCATTTCTTTACCGGGCTGCACAACGACTATCACCGACCAAGTGATGATTTCGACAAAATCAATTTGATCGGACTGACCCGGATAACCGATATGGTTACCGAGGCGACACGTGAAATTGCGACCGAACCGCAGCGGCCCGTTTTCCAGACCACACGGCGAGGAAAGGGGATTCGCAAGCAAAAAGCCGCATATTTAGGTGTTCAGCTTCGCATGTCGGACGATCGGGTAACGATTGTCCAAGTGGTTCCCGATGGGCCTGCGGCACAGGCTGGTTTGATGGTGGGCGACGCTCTGATTCAGGCTGGGGACCAGAAATTAACATCGATCCAAACGGTGTTGGACTATTTGGCGAGGCATGCGGGAGGCGAGACGCTTGAGTTTCAAGTGCTTCGCCAAGGGCAGCCTCGCAGCGTGAAGGCGACATTGGGCGAAAAGAAATGA
- a CDS encoding mu-protocadherin- cell-suface protein: protein MKKRIIFVCALLVLPVYDGNLTLAGGFRGGGGGHGGGGGGRVGGGGRSASMPHLGGGGGGGRPSMPSRPSMPSTRPSMPSRPSMPSTRPSTPSRPSTGNRPSLPSSRPGDSGFGGGFSGGLKPSKPNFPGNLGGGGDRPGSNRPSKPPGNSGDRPGSDRPSKLPGNLGDRPSFPSLGGHGRPSTLPGQIDRPGSGNRPGGNDRPGSGNRPGDNDRPGFGNRPGGNDRPGFGNRPGHNDRPSAGDLGDFLGLDGGVRPGPKPGNKPGHKPGHKPGHKPGHKPGHKPGHKPGPKPGDVGDRYPNRPGNRPGGPDRPGDHRPDHRPGHPGHIPPGTAGRPGWNNRPINIGNIGIGNTVINNRPSWVNIDRNNIVSIEKRWDRQMGGLHGWAGSRPGRVNYWHGWGNNVRTRWTGYHHHHNWFHGDWWYRHPSGVCRWHYYHRFNDYPWGYWWQRPTWNVASSWFNWTAPATVWSEPIYYDYGSGGNVTYEDNRVYIDGEDVASADEFAQSAAVLATVEPPESEEAADEAEWLPLGTFALSTSKSDVEPTRIIQLAVDKSGVVSGTLYNTETDESAAVQGRVDKNTQRVAMRIGESDKVVAETGLYNLTQDEVPLLVHFGPDRVENYILVRLDEPEEDEDADDAGSDDDDSLDKGIF from the coding sequence ATGAAAAAGCGAATCATCTTTGTTTGCGCGTTGCTGGTGCTGCCCGTCTACGATGGGAACCTCACGCTGGCAGGCGGATTCCGCGGCGGCGGCGGTGGTCACGGTGGCGGCGGCGGTGGACGCGTCGGCGGCGGCGGACGATCGGCTAGCATGCCACATCTCGGCGGCGGCGGTGGCGGAGGTCGGCCCTCGATGCCGTCGCGTCCCTCCATGCCATCGACTCGGCCTTCCATGCCATCACGTCCTTCGATGCCGTCGACGCGACCTTCAACGCCATCTCGGCCATCGACTGGCAACCGGCCCAGCCTGCCTTCGTCACGCCCGGGCGACTCGGGATTCGGCGGCGGCTTTAGCGGTGGACTGAAGCCTTCGAAGCCGAACTTCCCTGGAAATCTCGGCGGTGGCGGCGATCGTCCCGGATCGAACCGCCCCTCCAAACCGCCTGGCAACTCGGGGGATCGTCCCGGATCGGACCGGCCCTCCAAACTGCCCGGCAACTTGGGCGATCGCCCCAGCTTCCCTAGCCTTGGCGGCCACGGACGCCCCTCGACGCTGCCCGGTCAAATCGACCGGCCCGGTTCGGGGAACCGACCCGGCGGCAACGACCGCCCCGGTTCGGGCAACCGTCCCGGCGACAACGATCGGCCTGGTTTCGGCAACCGACCTGGCGGCAATGACCGGCCTGGTTTTGGCAACCGCCCCGGTCACAACGACCGACCTTCGGCAGGGGACTTGGGCGACTTTTTAGGTCTCGATGGCGGGGTACGGCCAGGGCCTAAACCTGGGAATAAACCGGGACACAAGCCGGGACACAAGCCGGGACACAAGCCGGGACACAAGCCGGGACACAAGCCGGGACACAAGCCGGGCCCTAAACCTGGCGATGTGGGCGATCGTTATCCCAATCGCCCCGGCAACCGTCCCGGTGGCCCCGATCGGCCGGGCGATCACCGTCCCGATCACCGCCCAGGACATCCGGGGCACATCCCCCCTGGAACCGCTGGTCGGCCGGGCTGGAACAATCGCCCGATCAACATTGGCAACATCGGAATCGGCAACACGGTGATCAACAACCGTCCGTCATGGGTCAACATCGATCGGAACAACATCGTTTCCATCGAGAAGCGTTGGGACCGGCAGATGGGCGGCCTGCATGGCTGGGCTGGCAGTCGGCCTGGCCGCGTCAATTATTGGCACGGCTGGGGCAACAACGTGCGAACGCGTTGGACCGGTTACCACCATCACCACAACTGGTTCCACGGCGACTGGTGGTATCGGCACCCCAGTGGCGTCTGCCGATGGCACTATTACCATCGCTTCAACGACTATCCGTGGGGCTACTGGTGGCAGCGGCCGACCTGGAACGTCGCGTCGTCGTGGTTCAACTGGACCGCGCCAGCCACCGTTTGGTCGGAACCGATCTATTACGATTACGGCAGCGGCGGCAACGTGACCTACGAAGACAACCGCGTCTACATCGATGGTGAAGACGTCGCGTCGGCGGATGAATTTGCTCAAAGCGCCGCGGTGCTTGCGACCGTTGAGCCACCGGAGTCCGAAGAAGCGGCCGACGAAGCGGAATGGTTGCCGCTTGGAACCTTTGCGCTCTCGACCAGCAAATCGGATGTCGAACCGACGCGGATCATCCAGTTGGCGGTCGACAAATCGGGAGTCGTTTCGGGGACGTTGTACAACACCGAAACCGATGAATCGGCGGCGGTCCAAGGTCGCGTCGATAAGAACACCCAACGCGTCGCGATGCGGATCGGGGAGAGCGACAAGGTGGTCGCCGAAACCGGTCTCTATAACCTGACCCAAGACGAAGTCCCACTGTTGGTTCACTTCGGTCCCGACCGCGTGGAGAACTACATCCTGGTCCGTTTGGACGAACCCGAAGAGGACGAGGATGCGGACGACGCAGGCTCCGACGACGACGATTCGCTCGACAAGGGAATCTTCTAG
- a CDS encoding YybH family protein gives MRSMHCFAWLLTSVLAIPSGVAVGSEEAVRAAIQNYVVAFNAKDFDTVSKAWSENATHMDRNLAERTDGRDLIVGDIKTLFEEEAPIKISGTVEHVRMITDSIASVDGQVAVTNGSNAPVFNQFSAIMKKQGDQWLIDSMEEMLTPTPASAGNAISQLEWLVGSWQDADTESPVRATVRRSIGGSFLIRSFQATADDGSVAQSTQIIGWDPIRQQLRSWTFDADGSFGEGMWSRNGDEWLIKATQTLADGRTASGTYILTPESNDAFAVQLVGREIEGELQPSTPSVMVRRVEVSDAPEATVTTTQQ, from the coding sequence ATGAGATCGATGCATTGTTTCGCTTGGCTCCTAACCTCTGTATTGGCAATTCCAAGCGGTGTCGCGGTGGGAAGCGAAGAGGCGGTTCGGGCCGCGATCCAGAACTATGTCGTTGCCTTTAATGCCAAGGATTTCGATACGGTTTCGAAAGCTTGGTCGGAAAACGCGACGCACATGGATCGCAACTTAGCCGAACGCACCGATGGCCGCGATCTGATCGTTGGCGATATCAAGACGCTGTTCGAAGAAGAAGCACCGATCAAGATCTCCGGCACGGTTGAGCATGTGCGAATGATCACCGATAGCATAGCGAGTGTCGACGGCCAGGTTGCTGTCACCAACGGATCGAACGCCCCGGTCTTCAACCAGTTTTCGGCGATCATGAAGAAGCAGGGGGACCAGTGGTTGATCGATTCGATGGAAGAGATGCTGACCCCGACGCCGGCATCGGCGGGCAATGCGATTTCGCAGCTGGAGTGGTTGGTCGGATCGTGGCAGGACGCTGACACCGAATCGCCCGTTCGCGCAACGGTTCGCCGATCGATCGGCGGGTCGTTTCTGATCCGATCCTTCCAAGCGACTGCCGACGATGGCAGCGTCGCGCAGAGCACGCAGATCATCGGATGGGATCCGATCCGGCAGCAATTGCGTTCGTGGACGTTCGACGCCGACGGATCGTTTGGCGAAGGGATGTGGAGCCGCAACGGCGACGAATGGCTGATCAAAGCGACTCAGACACTGGCAGATGGCCGGACCGCTTCGGGAACTTACATCCTGACCCCAGAATCGAATGACGCGTTTGCTGTCCAATTGGTCGGCCGCGAGATCGAAGGCGAACTGCAGCCTTCCACCCCATCGGTCATGGTCCGGCGCGTCGAAGTAAGCGACGCGCCGGAAGCCACCGTCACAACCACGCAACAATAA
- a CDS encoding PSD1 and planctomycete cytochrome C domain-containing protein, with translation MSVSPRSIFKIALLLIFATNAGLALAAESSPPHGDPSPADIEYFERKIRPLLHQHCFECHSADSKTLHAGLRLDSRSGILEGGDSGPSVVPGKPDESLLISSIHYNDYEMPPKGKLSDRDIAELTNWVSRGAPFPAAASDDPAPAAGIDIQQGREFWSFQPLQESPLPEVANAAWPQQRIDWFVLAAQERAGLHPADEADRRTLLRRLAFDLTGLPPTLAQQEQFVNDNEPDAYERLVTDLMQSPAFGERWGRVWLDLARYTDATASWLNQEGKAHLYRDWVVRAMNADMPYDEFVRRQLATDMMPETEPEDIAALGFLGLSPTYWKELQLPCEIIKVIVADEWEERIDAISRTFLGLTVACARCHDHKFDPITTEDYYALAGVIASSRLTARPTISEEEYEPIRLAKLEVARLGTKIKALKKKKPLPKEEIDKLTAAKNKLATSTPGYSDPLATAVSEESLYVVPAGPTNHDGTRLDYKPGSQDLNLFIRGNPNRLGPVVPRRFLSVLSSDEPTPFQQGSGRLELADAITRQAAPLTARVIVNRIWLAHFGSGLVSTPSNFGQLGERPTHPELLDDLAARFVANGWSLKWLHREIVMSATYRQASQRSAEQEQIDPDNRWLGRMNRRRLDIEAWRDAMLTASGQLDATTPGESVSFDDSKNHYRTLYSTVHRRDMSKGLQLHDFPDPNGHSPQRIATTTALQGLYLLNSSFVAGQADTLAKRIVRETPGDLTQQIDRTHRLLFGRPATADEVELATEFLADQADDPTSDAWRQYAHAVLGCNEFLFVD, from the coding sequence ATGAGCGTATCACCGCGTTCAATTTTCAAAATTGCGCTGCTGTTGATCTTTGCGACCAATGCCGGCTTGGCGCTCGCCGCCGAATCGAGTCCGCCGCACGGAGATCCGTCTCCTGCCGACATCGAATACTTTGAGCGGAAGATCCGACCGCTGCTGCACCAGCATTGTTTCGAGTGCCATTCGGCTGATTCGAAGACGCTGCACGCCGGTCTGCGACTCGACAGTCGATCCGGAATTTTGGAGGGGGGCGACAGCGGACCAAGCGTCGTGCCGGGCAAACCGGACGAGAGTCTGTTGATCTCGTCGATCCACTACAACGACTACGAAATGCCCCCCAAGGGCAAACTGTCCGATCGCGACATCGCCGAACTGACCAACTGGGTTTCTCGCGGCGCTCCCTTTCCAGCCGCCGCCAGCGACGATCCCGCTCCCGCCGCGGGAATCGACATCCAGCAGGGCCGCGAGTTCTGGTCGTTCCAACCGCTGCAAGAGTCGCCGTTGCCGGAGGTCGCCAACGCCGCTTGGCCACAACAACGGATCGATTGGTTTGTGCTGGCCGCTCAAGAACGGGCCGGTTTGCATCCGGCGGACGAAGCCGATCGGCGGACGCTGCTGCGTCGCTTGGCCTTCGATCTGACCGGCCTGCCGCCAACCCTAGCGCAGCAGGAACAATTTGTTAATGACAACGAACCCGACGCGTACGAACGGCTTGTCACCGATTTGATGCAGTCGCCCGCCTTCGGCGAACGTTGGGGCCGTGTCTGGCTCGACCTAGCTCGCTACACCGATGCGACCGCGTCGTGGTTGAACCAAGAGGGGAAGGCGCACCTGTATCGTGACTGGGTTGTCCGCGCGATGAACGCCGACATGCCGTACGACGAATTTGTTCGTCGACAATTGGCGACCGACATGATGCCGGAGACCGAGCCCGAGGATATCGCCGCGCTCGGCTTCCTGGGACTCAGTCCAACCTATTGGAAAGAACTGCAGCTTCCCTGCGAGATCATCAAGGTGATCGTTGCCGATGAGTGGGAGGAGCGGATCGACGCAATCTCGCGGACCTTCTTGGGGCTGACCGTCGCCTGCGCCCGCTGCCACGACCACAAATTCGACCCGATAACCACCGAAGACTATTACGCCTTGGCCGGCGTCATCGCCAGCAGTCGATTGACCGCGAGGCCGACCATTTCGGAAGAGGAATATGAGCCGATCCGATTGGCGAAACTCGAGGTCGCTCGGCTGGGAACCAAAATCAAAGCGCTCAAGAAAAAGAAGCCGCTGCCCAAAGAGGAGATCGACAAACTCACGGCCGCCAAAAACAAACTGGCTACATCGACGCCTGGCTACAGCGATCCGCTAGCCACCGCGGTTAGCGAGGAATCGCTGTATGTCGTCCCGGCGGGGCCAACGAATCACGATGGCACGCGGCTGGATTACAAACCGGGCTCGCAAGATCTGAATCTGTTCATCCGCGGAAATCCCAATCGCTTGGGACCGGTCGTTCCGCGTCGCTTCTTGAGCGTGCTGTCGTCGGACGAACCGACGCCGTTCCAACAGGGAAGCGGCCGCTTGGAACTGGCCGATGCGATCACGCGGCAGGCCGCCCCGCTGACCGCTCGCGTGATCGTCAACCGGATTTGGCTCGCCCACTTCGGCAGCGGACTGGTCTCGACCCCAAGCAACTTTGGCCAGCTGGGCGAACGACCAACGCACCCCGAATTGCTGGACGATCTGGCGGCTCGGTTCGTCGCCAACGGCTGGTCGCTGAAGTGGCTGCATCGCGAGATCGTGATGTCGGCAACGTATCGTCAAGCCAGCCAACGATCGGCCGAACAGGAACAGATCGATCCCGACAATCGTTGGCTCGGCCGCATGAATCGCCGCCGCCTGGATATCGAAGCGTGGCGCGATGCGATGCTGACCGCCAGCGGCCAGTTGGACGCGACCACTCCCGGCGAATCGGTTTCGTTTGACGACAGCAAGAACCACTACCGGACCCTCTATTCGACGGTTCACCGCCGCGATATGTCCAAGGGTTTGCAGCTGCACGACTTCCCCGACCCCAACGGGCACAGCCCCCAGCGGATCGCCACGACGACGGCGCTACAGGGGCTGTATTTGCTGAACAGTTCGTTTGTGGCTGGGCAAGCCGACACGCTGGCAAAGCGGATCGTCCGCGAGACGCCAGGCGACTTGACGCAGCAGATCGATCGGACGCATCGGTTGTTGTTCGGCCGGCCGGCGACAGCGGACGAGGTCGAATTGGCGACTGAATTTCTTGCGGATCAAGCCGACGATCCGACCAGCGACGCATGGCGACAGTACGCCCATGCGGTCTTAGGTTGTAACGAATTCCTTTTTGTGGACTGA
- a CDS encoding DUF1501 domain-containing protein codes for MLPPSNSEATSIDRRNLLQTLGGGMGMLGAASMLSQPAAAAATAGGRVLHNPPKAKRVIHLFMNGGPFQCDLFDPKPMLNKFAGQRPAEADLVTERKTGNLLASPAKFKPAGKSGVPVSDLLPHLSKHIDDICVLRSMHADNPNHGPALLQMNNGTILPTRPSMGAWFLYGLGTENQNLPGYVVLCPGRPVRFSILWNSAFLPSAHQGTYINHSNLDPAKMVPYLRNEQWDRQAQRRQLDLMQKLNTAHREMRGSDPALDARMQSMETAYRMQTQANDAFDLNQESKTTRENYGSGHFANGCLLARRLVERGVRFVQLYYGNGQPWDTHSKHDESVKKLAKNIDQPTAALLGDLKQRGLLEDTLVIWGGEFGRTPTSENGNGRDHNHHGFTMWMAGGGVRGGMTYGETDDFGFKAVQDKMHVHDMHATVLHLLGLDHERLTYRYAGRDYRLTDVHGRIVEEIIA; via the coding sequence ATGCTACCTCCATCGAACTCCGAAGCCACTTCGATCGATCGCCGCAACCTGTTGCAGACGCTTGGTGGCGGCATGGGCATGCTGGGCGCAGCCTCGATGCTCTCTCAGCCCGCCGCGGCGGCCGCAACTGCTGGGGGCCGCGTGTTGCACAATCCGCCCAAAGCGAAACGCGTGATCCATCTGTTCATGAACGGCGGTCCGTTTCAGTGCGATCTGTTCGACCCCAAGCCGATGCTGAACAAGTTTGCGGGGCAGCGGCCGGCAGAGGCGGATCTGGTTACCGAGCGGAAGACCGGCAACCTGCTGGCATCGCCAGCCAAATTCAAGCCCGCCGGAAAGAGTGGAGTTCCGGTCAGCGACCTGCTGCCACATCTGAGCAAGCATATCGACGACATCTGTGTGTTGCGATCGATGCACGCCGACAATCCGAACCACGGCCCGGCGCTGCTGCAGATGAACAACGGCACGATTCTGCCGACCCGCCCCAGCATGGGCGCTTGGTTCCTGTACGGTCTGGGGACCGAGAACCAAAACCTGCCCGGGTACGTCGTCTTGTGTCCGGGGCGACCGGTCCGGTTCTCGATCCTTTGGAACAGCGCCTTCCTGCCGTCGGCTCACCAAGGAACCTATATCAATCACTCCAACCTCGATCCCGCCAAAATGGTTCCCTACCTGCGGAACGAACAATGGGATCGCCAGGCGCAGCGACGTCAACTGGACCTGATGCAGAAGCTCAACACCGCCCATCGCGAAATGCGTGGCAGCGACCCGGCTTTGGATGCGCGGATGCAATCGATGGAGACTGCATATCGGATGCAGACTCAAGCCAACGACGCCTTTGATCTGAATCAAGAATCAAAAACGACCCGCGAGAACTATGGCTCCGGTCACTTTGCCAACGGCTGCCTGTTGGCTCGCCGCTTAGTCGAACGAGGCGTCCGTTTTGTGCAGCTGTATTACGGCAACGGACAGCCCTGGGACACGCACTCCAAGCACGACGAGAGTGTCAAAAAGTTGGCGAAGAACATCGACCAACCGACAGCGGCGCTGTTGGGCGATCTGAAGCAGCGCGGCTTGCTGGAGGACACGCTGGTGATTTGGGGCGGCGAATTTGGCCGGACGCCGACGTCGGAAAACGGCAACGGACGCGATCACAATCACCACGGCTTCACGATGTGGATGGCTGGCGGCGGCGTTCGCGGCGGGATGACCTACGGCGAGACCGACGACTTTGGATTCAAAGCGGTCCAAGACAAGATGCACGTTCACGACATGCACGCCACCGTCCTGCACCTGTTGGGCCTCGATCACGAGCGCCTGACCTACCGCTACGCCGGCCGCGACTACCGCCTGACCGATGTCCACGGCCGCATCGTCGAAGAGATCATCGCTTGA